The genomic DNA TCTTGCAAAGATGCTTACAACAAACTCAATGCCACAAATTGCAAACTATTTTGGTATGAAAGATCACAGTGCCGTTAGTCATAATATTAAAAAAATAAATGAACTAATACAAACTAATGAAATTTTTAGTCTAAAAGTTACTGAATTAAAAAACAAAATTTTGACAAAAGGATAAAATACAATATGAAATTTGTGAATAAATGTGAAAAAGAAAATATAATTTTTCACATTTCAAATAGCTGTATTTCGATGTTTAAAAGTACTTTTCACTTTTTAACATTACCTACTAAAACAAAAAAATTAAATTTAAAAATAGAAGGAAGTTTTTAATGAAAGTTTTAATAAACAAAAATATGCTTGAAAGCATAGTAACAAATACAAACCCATATCTTGAAAAAAGAGATCTTAGTGCTATAACTTCTCACATTTATATCTCAGCAAAAGATGGTGTTTTAAACATAAAAGCAACTGATCATGAGATAGGACTAGCATATAAACTAAGTAATGTAAAAATAGTCGATGAAGGTTACGCAACTGCAAATGGTAAAAAACTACTTGACATTATAAAAAGTCTAAAAGACGAAGAAGTGATGTTAGAGACTGTAAATAACTATCTTTATATAAAACAAAAAAACTCAAAATACAAACTTCCAATGTATAAATTTGAAGATTTTCCAGAATTTCCAACAATTGAGGGTAAATCAAAATTTGATGTCGATGCTGTTATGTTAGGAAGAAGTTTAAAGAAAATTTTACCAAGTATTGATAGTAATAACCCAAAATTTGAACTAAATGGTGCTTTCCTTGATATTAAACAAGACTTTATAAATATCGTTGGCACTGACACAAGAAGGCTTAGTGTATTTAAATTTCAAACACCAACTGAAAAAGAATTTTCACTTATAATCCCTAAAAAAGCTATAAATGAAATACAAAAACTATTTTTTGACAAGATAGAAATTTACTATGATGAAAACATCTTAATCGCGCAAAGCCAAAATTTTGAATTTTTCACAAAACTTATAAATGGTAAATTTCCAGATTACGAGCGTGTAATACCAAAAGAGGTCAGAAAAAGACTTCAATTAAGTAGAGATAAGATGATAGAGGGTATAAAGACTATCTCAATGCTAAGTGATACAATGAAAATATCTTTTGCGAAGGACAATATAACATTTGAAAGTGTTATAGAAGATAACTCTGAAGCAAAAACTACGATTGATTATCAAACTGGTTTAGAGCTTGGAGATGAATTTTTCATAGGTATAAAAAATAGATATCTACTTGACTTTTTAAGTAGCATCGAGGATGAAAATTTTGAGCTTGGATTTAATGAAAGCTCACTAGCATTTGTTGTAAATTCAAAAGAATTAACAACAGTAATAATGCCGATAAATTTATAAGATAAGGCAAGATTATGGAAAATAATTACGGCGCAGAAAATATCAAAGTACTAAAAGGGCTTGAGGCGGTTAGGAAGCGCCCAGGCATGTATATAGGTGATACTAACATAAGTGGTCTTCACCATATGATCTATGAAGTCGTTGATAACTCTATTGACGAAGCGATGGCAGGATACTGTGATACGATAGATGTTGAGCTTACACGTGAGGGCTCAGCGATCATTAGCGATAATGGCCGTGGTATCCCAGTAGATATGCACCCAACTGAGAAAATTTCAGCTGCGACTGTTGTTTTAACTGTTCTTCACGCTGGTGGTAAATTTGACAAGGATACTTATAAAGTCTCAGGCGGTCTTCATGGCGTTGGTGTATCTGTCGTAAATGCACTTTCTAAAAAGCTAGTCG from Campylobacter concisus includes the following:
- the dnaN gene encoding DNA polymerase III subunit beta, whose protein sequence is MKVLINKNMLESIVTNTNPYLEKRDLSAITSHIYISAKDGVLNIKATDHEIGLAYKLSNVKIVDEGYATANGKKLLDIIKSLKDEEVMLETVNNYLYIKQKNSKYKLPMYKFEDFPEFPTIEGKSKFDVDAVMLGRSLKKILPSIDSNNPKFELNGAFLDIKQDFINIVGTDTRRLSVFKFQTPTEKEFSLIIPKKAINEIQKLFFDKIEIYYDENILIAQSQNFEFFTKLINGKFPDYERVIPKEVRKRLQLSRDKMIEGIKTISMLSDTMKISFAKDNITFESVIEDNSEAKTTIDYQTGLELGDEFFIGIKNRYLLDFLSSIEDENFELGFNESSLAFVVNSKELTTVIMPINL